The sequence below is a genomic window from Brettanomyces bruxellensis chromosome 9, complete sequence.
CTGGCGATGAAATATCAGAGATTGGGGATGGCTGCTGTGGGTTTTCCATCGAAGCAGAAGCGTCTGCCTTGAGGTTATTACTGTTTTTCCCATTCACAACCTCAAATTTAATTTCACCATTACTATCACCTGAATTGGCAACCACTGTAATTTGAGACCCATCTTTGAGTGAGCACTGTTCCAAATCCTTCGTGGTGAGATTTCGGAGAATGCCGAATGCCGGAAAGAGTGGCGAGCATTCAAAATACACTGCAAGTTTGTTTGAATTCAGCTTTTTCGTTATTTGCCTATCCTGGGCATGCACATGTTTATGTTCTATGAATGATGTTATTTCCTGCGTTTCCTCGGAAGCTGGTATTTGTTCTGTCTCCTTCTTGGATGATTTACTttgattgaaaatatatgaatCTAACTGGTTGTACTTCTGCTCGGCACCCGAAGCACCGAAAAGAAATGATTTGACTAGTCCATATAATGTACTTATTAGCTGTAAAAACGCGTGCAACATCAAGCATAATATGCTTTCAGCCGGTCGTCCCAGAAGTTGTAATGGTCTCTTATTCTTTGGTAGTACGCTCATATTGCAAGTGTGccaaaagaataaaactTGTATTCAATCTTGGGTGGAGTTTTAATTATTTGCACCAAAACTGttgtcttttttgttccagTTCGTCAATATAGGAAACTGTGGGTGTGTTGTTACTTAAGTCTTAGTCGATGAAATGGGCAAATGTTTGATCTAAATACTATAGCGTGGTAGCAATGAGCAACTATAAGGGGAATCAAATAAGATGTGAAAAGAGCGAACAAATCGTTTTACTTCcttattttactttttttatctcttattttttctttatttttttgcatgtACACACACTTGTCCACCGAAACCCGTtcggcaaaaaaaaaatattaatgctgtgagaagaaaaggggggaaaaaaaattgaaaataaaaagttcAATGAATGCAACGTTGGCACAAAAATTCAATCGCTCTCTTTgtttaaattaaattacGCTTGTGCTTTTCAAGGCTttgcatcttcatccatAAAGTTAAATGAAAGCAAATTCTCAAATTCTGATTAAATTTCCAACAGGATCATCATGTTTTATTCACTCCCATATTCCTTTCTTCGTCCATTTTCGTTTCATTCCGAACGTCATTTTTACGTATACGTTTTAAAGCCACAACTCCGAATTATGcaagaaaatgataatatcaACGGCGGTGGTCACTTACTGTCTTGTATTTCCGctttatctctttttttttatccagttctcatttctctttttgccCAACCTAACAAACAcatacaaaaatattaacaatgctttcaagaaaaataaaaagtttTCAGCTAGCCGCTaacattttttgaataatgCAACTGAAATTTTGCAGGAGATTTAGACGCCTtatctaaaaaaaagtaattacTATTTTCACCGCTGGCTGTTATTTTATCGGGATGTTATCtgtaagaaagaaaagaagtcCTGCGAAATGTACAGATTGTACTAAATGTTGCAAAATGTTGGTTTTCCCATTATTGGATTCCAACCGAAAAGACGCTCTTTGAAAATCATCGCCAGAGAGCATATATTTATCCTGTTTATATATGTACCTTTTTAACATCTTTATGGATGCTAATCGCCCTTACATTTTGCAGTGATGATCTTCAGTTCTTAAAGAATGGAACTCAGCAATTCCTCATTTCCTCCCGTAATCAATTATACTATGCACTGGTCTAGTATACCAGTTTTTTGAACCGGAGTCTACAAAATTACTGTGTAACCAGGATCTCTCTTTCGATTTCTATCTTCCAAATACATAGCATGTTGCCAATTCAAGACGGACAGATTAATCCTTCTGGAGCTGTCCATTTTTTCGATCTGTAGGGCAATTGTTGGCGATacttgttttttattttactgtcttttcttccatttttcgGCATGTGAATTAAGTCACGTGCTTGAATTTTCCtctctcatttttttggagaTCCGCGTTTTGGTACAGAGTATGTATCCAGATGCATTGATGATATCCCCAGGAACGTATGGAGTATGTTTACACAAgttttattatctttacTGCCCTCACCTTTAATTAAGCagatctttttcaaagagCTGCCCATTTTAAATATGATTGCGTCTGCTGACGGAGGTGTTGGTAAAAGTAAAGTACCGCAAACAGATGAAGCTGAAGGTGGAAACTTAGATGATCAAAATATTGACAGAAGTTTGGATAATAATGAAGGAATATCATATCCCGAGGTCTATAATCCAGTAAATGAACATGTGGATGTTATGGAGAATGGTAATGATGAATTTTATGGCAAGAAACTTGGATTTTGGGGCAGATTTAGGAAGGCATACCCCAACATAGGGCTTACAGTTTTGTCGATACTAAGTtggtactttttttctttaagcATATCGTTATACAACAAGTGgatgttttcaaaaaacAACCTAGATTTTGCGTATccaataataataacatCTTTTCATCAGGCCATTCTTTTCGGTTTGTCTTTACTCACTTTACGCATTTTCCCAAGGTTTAGACTCAATTATGATTTGAAATCACCTTCAGGCAAAGCAAACGGGTACGAGCAACTTCAAACGAATAATTCCGCACAAGGTGAAGCCGATGAAACGTATCAGTTGcaaacagaagaagaatcagGGCGGcagaaaatcaacaatgATGTGGATTTAGAGGAAGATGCGAAACCCGGAAAAAATCGAAAGTTATGTTATATTCCACCAATTGCTGAATATTTAACAAAAATTCTCCCGTGCTCGTTGGCATCGGCCGGTGACATTGGATTTGGAAATGTTGCATTTCGCTTTATTACGCTTTCCTTGTACACTATGGTGAAAACATCGTCACTTGTCTTTGTGCTACTATGGGGTGTCGCATTCAAGTTGGAAAAAATGACATGTAAGATTTTGACCATCGTTATTATAATGGTGTCTGGTGTTTGCATGATGGTCTGGGGTCAGCAGGATGATTCCAGCAActcaaaaaaagttttaagGATTGTTCTCAAGCGATTTATAGAGGTCTTTGAAAGAGAATCGTCGGAAAACGGCAAGAAATACGTCATATTAGGAGTCGGGTTAGTTCTTCTGGCCTCGTGTATGTCTGGACTTCGATGGGCACTTACACAAATAATGCTTAAGCGAAGTAGGAGAACGCGAAACCCGGTTCTCACCATGTTGTATCTTTCACCAGCAATGTCACTAGTGCTATTCATAATTGGTTCTGCTGTTGAAGGATTTGGTAATTTTGTCAATTGTCACGTTTGGAAAGATAAAGGATTCTTCATGACTTGCATACTTATTCTTATTCCCGGTCTATTAGCATTTTTTATGACACTCTCCGAGTATATTCTCTTGCAATGTGCTACATTGCTGACACTTTCCATTACTGGCATATTCAAAGAACTTCTCACAATATTTGCATCAGGTTTGGTTTTCGGCGATAAATTGAACActataaatattattgGCCTTGTGGTAACATTTACTGATATCGTATGCTACAATGTGTACCGTTTTCAACAGAATACAGAGGCCCAGAAAACTGAAGATCCATCTTTAAAGGCCAGAATGCGTGCAACCTCACatgaatttgttgatatCGAGCTTAGTAGTATAattattgatgatgatgatgatgatgatgatgatgatgatgatgatgacaatGAAGATGGGCATTCACTTAATAACGGTGAAAACCATCGAAGGATCGAGTCTTAGTCATGTTTTGATAACATGAGGTCGAAACGAAGCCAGATTTTCCGGGATTGTTGAGTTGTGTGTTTGGCAATGTTGTTttgcatccttgcaccaTATATATCCTGTGAATTGCATGGTATTTGGTGAGCAGAGAGCTTTGCAAACCATaaaaatacatatatacTTAATCAGaacattaaatttatttccacAACCAAATTCCCTCTGGGAACTAGAGTTTCCATCGGTTATTTGTCCAGAGTATATCGCACTTGGTACAATCGTATGAAAATTTTGGATGTTCTGCATGAGAAGCACCGCCGATGCGGCTGAATTCGGCAATCGTATAAAATTTCCCCTTTGGATTATGACgtcgctttttttctcgcaTACCCCTTTTTCTGATCTGTTAGAAGGCCAAGTGCAAATACATACGGATAGCGGGGTCACAATTCGAACTTGCTAAGCACAATATCttatttctcaatttttttacttcACGTTCTTGTTTTGTGTTTATTAAAATACCAGAATTTTCAATTAGTATCCCTTTGAGCACTGCAATTATTTTAGGCTAGCGCAGACATCCTCATCTCCATCTGTTAAAACTAGTTGTATTTGCCCCGCATCCGGATATCGCATTACTTTTATAAAAAAACGCCATTTACGAAATTCTCAGTACCCGGGTGAATCAATTATATTACAACTAAATACCAGTGCAGCTTTGCCACAGCTTGATTATCATTGCAAATTATCATCACTAGCTACACGGACAAGTTATGGAGCAGTCTCTAATTCTTAGACTTCCTGAAGACattcttgtttttcatGTGGTCAAGTATTTGGAACTGAAAGACATTAAAAACTTGTTCTTGACTTGCAAGCAGCTTAACAGAAGCCTCAACTGTCCCACTGTTTGGCATGTTATTTACATGAAAACTTTCGCTGAGGCACAGGACGAAAACTATTCGTTTGAGATGTTCTATAAGTGGGGACCGGCAATGTAcaaacaaagaaagc
It includes:
- a CDS encoding uncharacterized protein (BUSCO:EOG09262R8O); the encoded protein is MIASADGGVGKSKVPQTDEAEGGNLDDQNIDRSLDNNEGISYPEVYNPVNEHVDVMENGNDEFYGKKLGFWGRFRKAYPNIGLTVLSILSWYFFSLSISLYNKWMFSKNNLDFAYPIIITSFHQAILFGLSLLTLRIFPRFRLNYDLKSPSGKANGYEQLQTNNSAQGEADETYQLQTEEESGRQKINNDVDLEEDAKPGKNRKLCYIPPIAEYLTKILPCSLASAGDIGFGNVAFRFITLSLYTMVKTSSLVFVLLWGVAFKLEKMTCKILTIVIIMVSGVCMMVWGQQDDSSNSKKVLRIVLKRFIEVFERESSENGKKYVILGVGLVLLASCMSGLRWALTQIMLKRSRRTRNPVLTMLYLSPAMSLVLFIIGSAVEGFGNFVNCHVWKDKGFFMTCILILIPGLLAFFMTLSEYILLQCATLLTLSITGIFKELLTIFASGLVFGDKLNTINIIGLVVTFTDIVCYNVYRFQQNTEAQKTEDPSLKARMRATSHEFVDIELSSIIIDDDDDDDDDDDDDDNEDGHSLNNGENHRRIES